Proteins encoded together in one Bradyrhizobium sp. PSBB068 window:
- a CDS encoding TRAP transporter substrate-binding protein, producing the protein MKRRDFIKVTGLSVAGAATVAAPAIAQSMPELKWRLTTSWPKSLDTLHGGAELMAKAVGEATDNKFQIQTFAAGEIVPGLQVLDAVQNGTVEMGHTAPYYYFGKDPTFTFGSSVPFGPNMRLNQAWFMLGGGKELLNEFYKSYNVTSLLAGNTGCQMGGWFRKEINSVDDLKGLKFRIGGFAGRVMQKLGAVPQQLAGGDIYPALEKGTIDAAEWVGPYDDEKLGFYKVAPNYYFPGWWEGGPMLVAMINLDKWNALPKYYQHVLEQAGHLANNWMMARYDQANPVALKKLLAVGTKLRPFPSAVMEASFKAAKELHAEVAAGNANFKKVYDSLTSFSNNGYQWFQVAEVGYDNFMARHSQV; encoded by the coding sequence ATGAAGCGAAGAGATTTCATCAAGGTCACGGGCCTCAGTGTCGCGGGCGCGGCAACAGTCGCAGCTCCCGCGATCGCGCAGTCGATGCCGGAGCTCAAATGGCGGCTGACGACGAGCTGGCCGAAATCGCTCGACACGCTGCATGGCGGTGCGGAGCTGATGGCCAAGGCGGTCGGTGAGGCCACCGACAACAAGTTCCAGATCCAGACCTTTGCCGCCGGCGAGATCGTGCCGGGCCTGCAGGTGCTCGACGCCGTGCAGAACGGCACGGTCGAGATGGGGCACACCGCGCCCTATTATTATTTCGGCAAGGACCCGACCTTCACCTTCGGCTCGTCGGTGCCGTTCGGGCCCAACATGCGCCTCAACCAGGCCTGGTTCATGCTGGGCGGCGGCAAGGAGCTGCTCAACGAGTTCTACAAGAGCTACAACGTCACCTCGCTGCTCGCGGGCAACACCGGCTGCCAGATGGGCGGTTGGTTCCGCAAGGAGATCAACAGCGTCGACGACCTCAAGGGCCTCAAATTCCGGATCGGCGGCTTTGCCGGAAGGGTGATGCAGAAGCTCGGCGCGGTGCCGCAGCAGCTCGCCGGCGGCGACATCTATCCGGCGCTGGAAAAAGGCACCATTGACGCGGCCGAGTGGGTCGGTCCCTACGACGACGAGAAGCTCGGCTTCTACAAGGTCGCGCCGAACTATTACTTCCCCGGCTGGTGGGAGGGCGGCCCGATGCTGGTTGCGATGATCAACCTCGACAAATGGAACGCGCTGCCGAAATACTATCAGCACGTCCTCGAGCAGGCCGGCCATCTCGCCAACAACTGGATGATGGCCCGCTACGATCAGGCCAACCCGGTCGCGCTGAAGAAGCTGCTCGCGGTCGGTACCAAGCTGCGCCCGTTCCCGTCTGCGGTGATGGAGGCCTCCTTCAAGGCCGCCAAGGAGCTGCATGCCGAGGTCGCGGCGGGCAATGCCAACTTCAAGAAGGTCTATGATTCGCTGACGTCGTTCTCCAACAACGGCTATCAGTGGTTCCAGGTCGCTGAAGTCGGTTACGACAATTTCATGGCGCGGCACTCTCAGGTCTGA
- a CDS encoding efflux transporter outer membrane subunit, whose product MSRHAAAFPMRALAVAAGALMLASCAVGPNFAPPAAPDVERFTAEKLASPSANTAGPSVPKQHFVNGEDVSLRWWTAFRSKPLDELIKMSVEHNPSLQSAEAAIRIAQYNALAQRGLFFPQIGANYTPSQQQISGASSSGPGGQSPSVFSLHTAQLNVSFVPDIWGQNVRAVESLDAISEQQLFQLEAAYLTLTANVVTAAIQEASLRGQIGAIQRVVKIERGILEIVKNQFNAGGAAQVDVLAQEAALAQSEQLLPPLEKQLAVQRDLLTSLAGQFSADEILQKFTLDRLTLPANLPVSLPSKVIRQRPDVRAAEALLHSANAQIGVAIAARLPNITISGNAGTTAFTLAELFTPGTSFYAIAASATQPIFDGLTLYHKQKAAEAAVDQADALYRQAVITAMQNVADALRSLQADARALQAAVKAELAAKASLDIIQKQLALGQVNQVVVLNAQQVYLNAAVVRVQAQATRLSDTAALFMALGGGWPTNCASDDWRKCALEDAPTTTAQQVSENRPAAR is encoded by the coding sequence ATGTCTCGCCACGCAGCCGCCTTCCCCATGCGCGCGCTGGCGGTAGCGGCCGGAGCCCTCATGCTGGCGAGCTGCGCCGTCGGCCCGAATTTCGCGCCGCCGGCCGCTCCGGACGTCGAACGCTTTACGGCCGAGAAGCTCGCTTCCCCCAGCGCCAATACCGCGGGCCCCAGCGTGCCGAAGCAGCATTTCGTCAACGGAGAGGACGTGTCGCTGCGGTGGTGGACGGCGTTCCGGTCGAAGCCGCTCGACGAGCTGATCAAGATGTCAGTCGAGCACAACCCTTCCCTGCAGTCGGCCGAAGCGGCGATCAGGATCGCGCAATACAACGCGCTGGCCCAGCGCGGGCTGTTCTTCCCGCAGATCGGTGCAAACTACACGCCCTCCCAGCAGCAGATTTCCGGCGCGTCGAGTTCGGGCCCGGGCGGCCAGTCCCCGTCGGTATTCTCGCTTCACACCGCGCAACTGAACGTCAGTTTCGTGCCGGACATCTGGGGCCAGAATGTTCGCGCGGTCGAGAGCCTTGATGCGATCTCCGAGCAGCAACTGTTCCAGCTGGAAGCGGCCTACCTCACGCTGACGGCCAACGTCGTCACCGCGGCGATCCAGGAAGCATCGCTCCGCGGCCAGATCGGAGCGATCCAGCGCGTCGTGAAGATCGAACGCGGCATTCTGGAGATCGTCAAGAACCAGTTCAACGCAGGCGGCGCCGCCCAGGTCGACGTGCTGGCGCAGGAAGCCGCGCTGGCGCAGTCCGAGCAGCTGCTGCCGCCGCTCGAAAAGCAGCTCGCGGTTCAGCGCGACCTGCTGACGTCGCTGGCCGGGCAGTTCTCGGCTGACGAGATCCTGCAAAAGTTTACGCTCGACCGCCTCACGCTCCCAGCAAACCTGCCGGTGAGCCTGCCGAGCAAGGTGATCCGCCAGCGTCCGGACGTCAGGGCCGCGGAGGCGCTGCTGCATTCGGCGAACGCCCAGATCGGCGTCGCGATCGCGGCGCGGCTGCCCAACATCACGATATCAGGAAATGCCGGAACCACCGCCTTCACCCTGGCCGAATTGTTCACGCCGGGAACCAGCTTCTACGCCATCGCGGCGAGCGCGACCCAGCCGATCTTCGATGGCCTGACGCTTTACCACAAGCAGAAGGCCGCCGAGGCCGCGGTGGACCAGGCCGACGCGCTCTATCGTCAGGCCGTCATCACGGCGATGCAGAACGTCGCCGACGCCCTGCGAAGCCTGCAGGCCGACGCCCGCGCGTTGCAGGCTGCGGTCAAGGCCGAACTCGCCGCAAAGGCCAGTCTCGACATCATTCAGAAGCAGCTTGCGCTCGGACAGGTCAACCAGGTGGTCGTGCTCAATGCCCAGCAAGTCTACCTGAACGCCGCGGTGGTCCGCGTCCAGGCCCAGGCGACCCGTCTGTCGGACACCGCCGCCCTGTTCATGGCGCTCGGCGGCGGTTGGCCCACCAACTGCGCGTCCGACGACTGGCGCAAATGCGCCCTCGAGGACGCGCCCACCACCACCGCGCAGCAGGTCAGCGAAAACCGGCCTGCGGCCCGCTGA
- a CDS encoding TRAP transporter substrate-binding protein, translated as MKRRDFLKVSAAGAAATAVAAPAIAQSSPEIKWRLTSSFPKSLDTIYGGADQVAKYVAEMTDNKFQIQVFAAGEIVPGLQALDATSNGTVEMCHTVSYYYVGKDPTFAIYASVPFGLNARMQNSWWYQGGGEALGNEFFKKFGVIGFPCGNTGTQMGGWFRKEIKTVADLSGLKFRIGGIAGQVLQKVGVVPQQLAGGDIYPALEKGTIDAAEWVGPYDDEKLGFQKVAKYYYYPGFWEGGPTVHAYCNLEKWNALPKNYQAILTNATANANSWMAARYDMQNPSALKRLVASGTQLRPFTNEVLEACLKATNELWGEISAKNADFKKSIDAMQAYRSDQYLWWQVAEYTFDSFMIRSRTRG; from the coding sequence ATGAAGCGTCGTGATTTTTTGAAAGTTTCTGCGGCCGGTGCTGCCGCGACGGCGGTTGCCGCGCCGGCGATCGCGCAGTCCTCGCCTGAAATCAAGTGGCGCCTGACCTCGAGCTTCCCGAAGTCGCTGGACACCATCTATGGCGGTGCCGATCAGGTGGCGAAGTATGTCGCCGAAATGACCGACAACAAGTTCCAGATCCAGGTGTTCGCGGCGGGTGAAATCGTCCCCGGGCTGCAGGCGCTGGACGCGACGTCGAACGGCACGGTCGAGATGTGCCACACCGTGTCTTACTACTATGTCGGCAAGGACCCGACCTTTGCGATCTACGCGTCGGTGCCGTTCGGCCTCAACGCGCGCATGCAGAATTCCTGGTGGTACCAGGGCGGCGGCGAGGCGCTCGGCAACGAGTTCTTCAAGAAGTTCGGTGTGATCGGATTCCCCTGCGGCAACACCGGCACCCAGATGGGCGGCTGGTTCCGCAAGGAGATCAAGACCGTCGCCGATCTCTCCGGCCTCAAATTCCGCATCGGCGGCATTGCCGGCCAGGTGCTGCAGAAGGTCGGCGTGGTGCCGCAGCAGCTCGCCGGCGGCGACATCTATCCGGCGCTGGAAAAGGGCACGATCGACGCTGCCGAGTGGGTCGGTCCCTATGACGACGAGAAGCTCGGCTTCCAGAAGGTCGCCAAGTACTACTACTACCCGGGCTTCTGGGAAGGCGGCCCGACCGTGCACGCCTACTGCAACCTCGAAAAGTGGAATGCGCTGCCGAAGAACTACCAGGCGATCCTGACCAACGCGACCGCCAACGCCAACAGCTGGATGGCTGCGCGCTACGACATGCAGAATCCTTCGGCGCTGAAGCGGCTGGTCGCCAGCGGCACGCAGCTGCGTCCGTTCACCAACGAGGTGCTCGAGGCCTGCCTCAAGGCGACCAACGAGCTGTGGGGTGAAATCTCGGCCAAGAACGCCGACTTCAAGAAGTCGATCGATGCCATGCAGGCATACCGTTCCGACCAGTATCTGTGGTGGCAGGTTGCCGAGTACACCTTCGACAGCTTCATGATCCGCTCGCGCACCCGCGGCTGA